The Sinomicrobium kalidii genome contains a region encoding:
- a CDS encoding sodium:solute symporter family protein yields the protein MGILDYIVMFVFTGIIIAAGLSFGKTGNSMKSYFAAGGAVPWQISSLSLFMSFFSAGTFVVWGSIAYQYGFVSIAIQLTMCLGGFFVGMFIAPAWQKSRALTAAEFVSRRLGLTVQKFYSYLILLISLMYTGAFLYPVAKIINVSTGFPIEACILVLGILIIIYTAVGGLWGVMITDVIQFIVLTGAVLIVVPLAFDKIGGVEELFTHAPPDFFMPVNEEYSWLFLLAFGIYNGIFIGGNWAYVQRYTSVDSPKSARKVGYLFAILYLISPFVWMLPPMIYRVVNPDLSGLENEGAYLMMCKAVLPRGLVGLMLGGMVFATASSVNTTLNLAAAVFTNDLYKSVRPDTQPKHLMLIAKLAVIVFGIMTIGVALLVPSAGGIVEIVLSVGAVTGCSLYGPPIWALFSRYHTGKSILWCTLLGLSLNLYLKFLHPLLTGISLNRAEEMLAGSLIPILFLSGYEIWARSWGKVSEEYRLYKKIKDTVSHGEKTKPADESSKAQNSFGLKILARTMAITSMIFIGLALTADQKALWTTLCVGTVIGFMSWFIHRKSGRYSRNQ from the coding sequence ATGGGAATTTTGGATTATATCGTGATGTTTGTTTTTACAGGCATTATTATTGCGGCGGGGCTGTCATTCGGAAAAACGGGGAATTCCATGAAGTCTTACTTCGCAGCGGGAGGAGCGGTACCGTGGCAGATCAGTTCACTGTCTTTGTTTATGAGTTTCTTTTCGGCAGGAACATTTGTAGTGTGGGGATCCATAGCCTACCAGTATGGTTTTGTTTCCATAGCCATTCAGCTTACCATGTGTCTCGGAGGGTTTTTCGTAGGTATGTTTATCGCCCCTGCATGGCAAAAATCACGTGCATTGACGGCAGCGGAATTTGTGTCCAGACGGTTGGGACTGACCGTTCAGAAATTTTACAGTTATCTTATTCTGCTGATCTCTCTGATGTATACCGGGGCCTTCCTTTACCCGGTGGCTAAAATTATAAATGTATCCACGGGATTTCCCATTGAAGCCTGTATCCTGGTACTGGGGATTTTAATTATTATCTATACTGCTGTCGGAGGCCTTTGGGGGGTAATGATTACGGATGTTATTCAGTTTATAGTACTTACAGGAGCGGTACTTATTGTAGTACCGCTGGCATTTGATAAAATAGGGGGCGTAGAAGAATTATTTACCCATGCCCCTCCCGATTTCTTTATGCCGGTGAACGAAGAATATTCCTGGCTTTTTTTACTGGCTTTCGGTATTTATAACGGAATTTTTATCGGAGGGAATTGGGCTTATGTCCAGCGGTATACCAGTGTAGATAGTCCCAAGTCGGCCAGAAAGGTAGGATATCTGTTTGCGATACTGTATCTCATAAGTCCCTTTGTATGGATGTTGCCTCCCATGATTTACAGGGTGGTCAACCCGGATTTGTCCGGATTGGAAAATGAAGGAGCTTACCTGATGATGTGTAAGGCCGTACTCCCCCGGGGACTGGTGGGATTGATGCTGGGAGGTATGGTGTTCGCTACGGCGAGCTCCGTAAATACGACCTTAAACCTGGCAGCGGCTGTGTTTACTAATGATTTATATAAGTCGGTCCGGCCTGATACCCAACCGAAGCATCTGATGCTTATAGCCAAACTTGCTGTTATTGTTTTTGGAATTATGACTATTGGTGTAGCACTGTTGGTGCCATCCGCCGGAGGTATAGTGGAAATAGTTTTAAGCGTAGGGGCAGTAACGGGATGCTCCTTGTACGGTCCGCCTATATGGGCATTGTTCTCCCGGTATCATACGGGAAAATCAATCTTGTGGTGTACCCTCCTGGGCCTTTCCCTGAATCTCTACCTTAAATTTCTGCATCCCTTGTTAACCGGTATTTCATTAAACAGGGCAGAAGAAATGCTGGCAGGCTCCCTTATTCCCATTTTATTTTTATCGGGTTACGAAATATGGGCGAGAAGTTGGGGTAAAGTTTCTGAAGAGTACCGCCTGTATAAAAAGATCAAAGATACAGTCAGTCACGGGGAAAAAACAAAACCGGCAGATGAAAGCAGTAAGGCTCAGAATAGCTTTGGTTTAAAGATACTGGCAAGGACCATGGCAATAACCTCTATGATCTTTATCGGGCTGGCTTTGACAGCAGATCAGAAGGCGTTATGGACAACACTCTGTGTAGGAACAGTGATCGGTTTTATGTCGTGGTTTATACACAGGAAGTCGGGGAGGTACTCCCGGAATCAATAA
- a CDS encoding FAD-dependent oxidoreductase — protein sequence MIKRDCEANRKLNTEIYHTELAVVGGGLSGVCTAITAARKGVKVILVQDRPVLGGNSSSEVRLWILGATSHLGNNNRWSREGGVVDELLVENMYRNREGNPLIFDAILLDKVKAEPNITLLLNTAVYEVRKLTDDSIGAVKGFCSQNSTDYIVHAPLFCDASGDGIVGFLSGAAFRMGAESKEEFGEKFAPTEEYGQLLGHSLYFYSKDTGRPVKFKAPDFAMEVSKEIPRFRSFNAKEYGCKLWWLEYGGRMDTVYDTEKIKWELWKVVYGAWDYIKNSGEFPEAENMTLEWVGTIPGKRESRRFEGDYMLRQQDIVEQRTHEDAVAYGGWSIDLHPADGVFSEKPGCNQWHAKGIYQIPYRCLYSRNIKNLFLAGRIISATHVAFASTRVMATAAYIGQAVGMAAYIAGTKGAVENKFVKTKREQSYANHGGAAEDMTEDKETGHTVVTEIYHKGYLNPRDILEKGFITDLQHELLKSGQHIPELVLHDDTDLVQQGSLTVSSTFALGCLSADFVLPLDISIAQMLPLQEGKLPAITFDLEAKNDTVLDVELRISGKTGNFTPDVSLEKFAVAVKKGRETIRVAFSAHIKERAYAFIILHKNRDVELYRSSLRVTGILSTFNLVNKAVSNYGKQVPPEDIGMDEFEFWCPQRRPGGHNVAMKIDPPLHPFGKEHIKTGVYRPTTTPNAWVADLNDAEPCVKISWEKPREISRIELFFDTDYDHPMESVLMGHPESVMPFCVRNYKILDDKGEVVFEKTGNYQTINRVDLKTTVITRELTITMEHPSRDVPAALFAVRCYR from the coding sequence ATGATAAAAAGGGACTGTGAAGCGAACAGGAAGTTAAATACCGAAATATATCACACGGAACTTGCTGTTGTAGGTGGTGGACTTTCGGGGGTATGCACCGCCATCACCGCAGCGAGGAAGGGAGTAAAGGTGATATTGGTACAGGACAGGCCCGTATTGGGGGGAAATTCGTCTAGTGAAGTTCGCTTATGGATACTCGGCGCCACCTCTCACCTCGGCAATAACAACAGGTGGAGCCGTGAAGGTGGGGTGGTAGATGAACTGCTGGTAGAGAATATGTACAGGAACAGGGAAGGAAACCCGCTGATATTCGATGCAATACTGCTTGATAAGGTAAAGGCAGAACCTAATATAACCTTACTGTTGAATACCGCTGTTTACGAAGTCCGGAAGCTGACTGATGACAGCATAGGAGCAGTAAAAGGTTTTTGCAGCCAGAATTCGACCGATTACATTGTCCATGCACCATTATTCTGTGATGCTTCCGGTGACGGTATTGTCGGTTTTCTATCGGGGGCAGCCTTTAGAATGGGGGCCGAGAGCAAAGAAGAGTTCGGAGAAAAATTTGCTCCTACCGAAGAATACGGGCAGCTTTTAGGGCACAGCCTGTATTTTTACAGTAAGGATACGGGAAGGCCTGTAAAATTCAAGGCACCGGATTTTGCCATGGAAGTCAGTAAGGAAATTCCCCGTTTCAGGAGTTTTAATGCCAAAGAGTATGGATGTAAGCTTTGGTGGCTGGAGTACGGGGGACGAATGGATACCGTATACGATACGGAAAAGATCAAATGGGAACTATGGAAGGTGGTGTATGGTGCCTGGGATTATATCAAGAACTCTGGTGAATTTCCGGAAGCCGAAAATATGACGTTGGAATGGGTGGGGACTATTCCCGGAAAACGGGAAAGCCGGCGGTTTGAAGGAGACTATATGCTTCGTCAACAGGATATTGTGGAGCAGAGAACCCATGAAGATGCTGTGGCTTACGGTGGATGGTCCATAGATTTGCACCCGGCAGACGGGGTGTTCAGTGAAAAACCGGGGTGCAACCAATGGCATGCCAAAGGTATTTACCAGATTCCGTACAGGTGTTTATACAGCAGGAATATAAAGAACCTTTTCCTGGCTGGGAGAATCATCAGTGCAACACATGTAGCTTTTGCTTCGACCAGGGTTATGGCTACCGCAGCCTATATCGGACAGGCTGTAGGAATGGCTGCTTACATTGCCGGGACAAAAGGAGCCGTTGAAAATAAATTTGTAAAAACAAAGCGCGAACAGTCGTACGCGAATCATGGGGGGGCTGCTGAAGATATGACAGAAGACAAGGAAACGGGGCATACAGTTGTTACAGAAATATATCATAAGGGGTATCTGAACCCGCGGGATATCCTGGAGAAAGGCTTTATAACCGATCTGCAACACGAGTTACTGAAAAGTGGTCAGCATATCCCCGAACTGGTATTACATGATGATACCGATCTGGTTCAACAGGGAAGTCTGACTGTGTCAAGTACTTTCGCATTGGGATGTTTAAGTGCCGATTTCGTACTTCCGCTGGATATTTCGATTGCACAGATGCTCCCTTTACAGGAAGGAAAATTACCGGCGATAACTTTTGACCTCGAAGCGAAAAACGATACTGTTCTGGATGTTGAATTGCGGATCAGCGGGAAAACAGGAAACTTTACACCGGATGTTTCCCTGGAGAAGTTTGCCGTGGCAGTAAAAAAAGGCAGAGAAACTATTCGGGTAGCGTTTTCAGCACATATAAAGGAGCGGGCTTATGCCTTTATCATTTTGCACAAAAACCGGGATGTGGAACTTTACAGGTCCTCCCTTCGGGTTACCGGGATATTATCGACATTTAACCTGGTGAACAAAGCAGTATCCAACTATGGGAAGCAGGTTCCCCCGGAAGACATCGGGATGGACGAATTTGAGTTCTGGTGCCCTCAGCGGCGGCCCGGGGGACATAATGTGGCCATGAAGATCGATCCGCCGTTACACCCTTTTGGTAAGGAACATATCAAAACAGGAGTCTACCGGCCTACTACAACCCCGAATGCATGGGTGGCCGATTTGAATGATGCGGAGCCATGCGTTAAAATAAGCTGGGAAAAGCCCAGGGAGATCAGCAGGATTGAATTATTTTTTGATACGGATTACGACCACCCGATGGAAAGCGTTTTAATGGGACATCCGGAATCGGTGATGCCCTTCTGTGTGAGGAATTATAAGATATTGGATGATAAAGGAGAGGTCGTATTTGAAAAAACTGGCAACTATCAGACCATAAACAGAGTAGATTTGAAAACTACGGTAATCACCCGGGAATTAACTATTACAATGGAACATCCTTCAAGAGATGTCCCGGCCGCATTGTTTGCCGTTCGTTGTTATCGCTAA